The Theropithecus gelada isolate Dixy chromosome 11, Tgel_1.0, whole genome shotgun sequence genome includes a region encoding these proteins:
- the KRT84 gene encoding keratin, type II cuticular Hb4 has translation MSCRSYRVSSGHRVGNFSSCSAMTPQNLNRFRANSVSCWSGPGFRGLGSFGSRSVITFGSYSPRRAAVGPRPVRCGVGFGAGCGMGFGDGRGVGLGPGAGSCVGLGFGAGSGIGYGFGGPGFGYRVGGVGVPAAPSITAVTVNKSLLTPLNLEIDPNAQRVKKDEKEQIKTLNNKFASFIDKVRFLEQQNKLLETKWSFLQEQKCVRSNLEPLFESYITNLRRQLEALVSDQARLQAERNHLQDVLEGLKKKYEEEVVCRANAENEFVALKKDVDAAFMNKSDLEANVDTLTQEIDFLKTLYMEEIQLLQSHISETSVIVKMDNSRDLDLDGIIAEVKAQYEEVARRSRADAEAWYQTKYEEMQVTAGQHCDNLRNTRNEINELTRLIQRLKAEIEHTKAQRAKLEAAVAEAERQGEATLNDAKCKLADLECALQQAKQDMARQLREYQELMNAKLGLDIEIATYRRLLEGEESRLCEGVGPVNISVSSSRGGLVCGPEPLVASSTLSRSGVTFSGSSSVCATSGVLASCGPNLGGAQVAPATGDLLSTGTRSGSVLISEACIPSVPCPLPTQGGFSSCSGGRSSSVHFVSTSTSRRTKY, from the exons ATGTCTTGCCGCTCCTACCGAGTCAGCTCTGGTCACCGGGTGGGCAACTTCAGCTCTTGCTCAGCAATGACACCGCAGAACCTGAACCGCTTCCGGGCCAACTCTGTCTCCTGCTGGAGTGGGCCCGGCTTCCGGGGCCTTGGCAGCTTTGGTAGTCGGAGCGTCATCACCTTTGGATCGTACTCACCCCGGAGAGCAGCTGTTGGCCCTCGGCCTGTCCGCTGTGGAGTCGGCTTTGGTGCTGGCTGTGGGATGGGTTTTGGTGATGGGAGAGGTGTTGGtctggggcctggggctggcagcTGTGTTGGTCTGGGCTTTGGAGCTGGCAGTGGCATTGGCTATGGCTTTGGTGGCCCTGGCTTTGGCTACAGAGTTGGAGGAGTTGGAGTCCCAGCAGCCCCATCTATCACAGCTGTGACTGTGAACAAGAGCCTGCTGACCCCCCTCAACCTGGAGATTGACCCCAATGCCCAGAGGGTGAAGAAGGATGAGAAGGAGCAAATCAAGACCCTTAACAACAAGTTTGCCTCCTTCATTGACAAG GTGCGGTTCCTAGAGCAGCAGAATAAGCTCCTGGAGACCAAGTGGAGCTTCCTCCAAGAGCAGAAATGTGTCAGGAGCAACCTGGAGCCACTCTTTGAGAGCTACATCACCAACCTGCGGAGGCAGTTGGAGGCGCTGGTCAGTGACCAGGCCCGGCTCCAGGCTGAGAGGAACCACCTGCAGGATGTCCTTGAGGGCCTCAAGAAGAA GTATGAAGAGGAAGTGGTATGTCGGGCCAATGCTGAGAATGAGTTTGTGGCTCTGAAGAAG GATGTGGATGCAGCTTTCATGAATAAGTCTGATCTCGAGGCCAACGTGGATACCCTAACTCAGGAAATTGACTTTCTAAAAACCCTTTACATGGAG GAAATCCAGTTGCTGCAGTCACACATCTCAGAGACATCGGTCATTGTGAAGATGGACAACAGCCGTGACCTGGACCTTGACGGGATCATCGCTGAGGTCAAGGCCCAGTATGAGGAGGTGGCCAGGCGCAGCCGGGCTGATGCTGAGGCCTGGTACCAGACCAAG taTGAAGAGATGCAGGTGACAGCCGGCCAACACTGTGACAACCTGCGCAACACACGGAACGAGATCAACGAACTGACCCGCCTGATCCAGAGGCTGAAGGCAGAGATTGAGCACACCAAGGCTCAG CGTGccaagttggaggctgcagtggccgAGGCCGAGCGGCAGGGCGAGGCGACCCTCAATGACGCCAAATGCAAGCTGGCAGACCTGGAGTGTGCCCTGCAGCAGGCCAAGCAGGACATGGCGCGGCAGCTGCGCGAGTACCAGGAGCTGATGAATGCCAAGCTGGGCCTGGACATCGAGATCGCCACCTACAGGCGCCTGCTGGAGGGCGAGGAGAGCCG gCTCTGTGAAGGTGTTGGACCGGTAAACATAT CCGTCAGCAGCTCCCGGGGAGGCCTGGTGTGCGGGCCTGAGCCTTTGGTTGCCAGCTCCACCCTCTCCCGCAGCGGGGTCACCTTCTCAGGCAGCAGCAGCGTCTGTGCCACCAGTGGTGTCCTGGCTTCCTGCGGCCCGAACCTGGGTGGAGCCCAGGTCGCCCCGGCCACTGGGGACCTGCTGAGCACTGGTACCAGGAGTGGCTCCGTGCTCATCAGCGAGGCCTGCATCCCCAGCgtcccctgccccctgcccacccAGGGGGGCTTCAGCAGCTGCAGTGGCGGCCGCAGCTCCAGCGTCCACTTCGtatccacctccacctcccgccgGACCAAGTACTGA